A window from Setaria italica strain Yugu1 chromosome VIII, Setaria_italica_v2.0, whole genome shotgun sequence encodes these proteins:
- the LOC101766598 gene encoding UPF0481 protein At3g47200: MAHTYGGPPPPPPHFIFQYNSAATIERIYNLQFIVPGNRSVIGPTAVAIGPYHHGSAQLSGMQEAKSAAVAGFCRAACQPREAVRGKMLSLVGAARGSYAADGTLFDMDDGEFADMMLLDGCFLLQFMVSMCGRRPDGDDLDDPLMSRGEVRRCVRAIARDVMLLENQIPWLVLDSLMQLTRPPAVPDVDRFLALMASAFDIVGNDIDNASSQTRLRAAAGEPNQPPPPHLLGLFYRRQMEEMGAVRTENQGLLRVPIQLASLSSTAVELAEMGIKLAASKTKTFGDMAMSKRRRRRWPLSLFGELSLAPLVLNRLTECWLLNMAAYESYQLQGIATMDGAADSFPVSSYVTLVSLLVNRPEDVQEMRAKGLIVSAFDDMETLGFFKALAPQLNVGYRYYEVFQRLQEYRQERWLWIAVHSFLYNNIKTIVTVFSIVGVLAGLFKTILSVKQPHG, encoded by the coding sequence ATGGCGCATACCTACGGTGGaccaccaccccctcctcctcatTTCATTTTTCAGTACAACAGCGCCGCCACCATTGAGAGAATCTATAACCTGCAATTCATCGTTCCGGGAAACCGCAGCGTCATCGGCCCAACTGCCGTGGCCATAGGTCCCTACCACCATGGCTCAGCCCAGCTCTCGGGGATGCAAGAGGCCAAGAGCGCAGCCGTGGCTGGGTTCTgccgcgcggcgtgccagccgcGTGAGGCGGTCAGAGGGAAGATGCTCTCGCTGGTCGGAGCCGCTCGCGGGAGCTACGCCGCCGACGGCACGCTCTTTGACATGGACGACGGTGAGTTCGCGGACATGATGCTGCTGGACGGCTGCTTCCTGCTGCAGTTCATGGTCTCCATGTGCGGGCGACGCCCCGACGGCGACGACCTAGATGACCCACTCATGTCAAGAGGCGAGGTGCGGAGATGCGTCAGGGCCATCGCGCGGGACGTGATGCTGCTAGAGAACCAGATCCCCTGGCTTGTGCTCGACTCCCTCATGCAGCTGACGAGGCCGCCCGCCGTGCCTGACGTCGACAGGTTCCTCGCTCTCATGGCCTCCGCCTTCGACATCGTTGGCAACGACATCGACAATGCCAGCAGCCAAACCCGGCtgcgggccgccgccggagaaccaaaccagccgccgccgccacatctCCTTGGCCTCTTCTATCGCCGTCAGATGGAGGAAATGGGCGCGGTGCGCACCGAAaaccagggcctcctccgcgtcCCCATCCAGCTGGCTTCCCTTTCCAGcaccgcggtggagctcgcggagATGGGCATCAAGCTCGCCGCCAGCAAGACCAAGACGTTTGGGGACATGGCCAtgtccaagcgccgccgccgccgctggcccctCAGCCTCTTCGGCGAGCTCTCTCTGGCGCCGCTGGTCCTGAACCGGCTCACCGAGTGCTGGCTCCTGAACATGGCGGCGTACGAGTCgtaccagctgcagggcatcgCCACCATGGACGGCGCCGCCGACAGCTTCCCCGTCAGCTCCTACGTCACCCTCGTGTCGCTCCTGGTGAACAGGCCGGAGGACGTGCAGGAGATGCGCGCCAAGGGACTCATCGTCAGCGCCTTCGACGACATGGAAACGCTCGGCTTCTTCAAGGCGCTGGCCCCGCAACTGAACGTCGGCTACCGCTACTACGAGGTCTTCCAGCGCCTGCAGGAGTACAGGCAGGAGAGGTGGCTGTGGATCGCCGTCCACAGCTTCTTGTACAACAACATTAAGACCATCGTCACTGTGTTCTCCATCGTCGGCGTGCTCGCCGGACTCTTCAAGACCATCCTTTCTGTCAAACAGCCCCATGGATAA
- the LOC101767013 gene encoding disease resistance protein RPM1, whose product MLDLQAKRMEAALLGGLIRAVVPKLLSLADEKYKLQKGVKRGIKFLDKELRMIIGSIDDELSEQADDHGAVSGLLIEDLRELAFGIEDFLDSVRYHAIWKQQPASFRKIVRLPKKMLASLQFAGEVQRLKKLAMEVYERKKRYTGHAQQQPSAAAWMDESSSPVFDPRNICDTDLVGIDGLRADLLEQLSEAKGQLKVIAIVGFCGLGKTALTAQVYNREIGDRRFEKHAWVCAAGKQPTEVLTQVLGELNADSAGSSQGTSKDRQLCEDIRKQLHNKRYLIVIDDIQTEVLWRNIKSAFPDDNDVSSRVVVTTTIQSIANACSSSESYVHKMRRLDEECSKQLFSFKACPNEYSCYKQPDSAAILKKCGGQPLALVTIGEFLQTQGWPKGPSCEDICSKLHYHLKNDRTFEAMRRVLIRNYTSLPNHALKACLLYFGMFPCDYQIKRKSLLRLWLAEGFVELQPSTSTPDPATAFDALKDRNIIEPIYVSNNETVKTCQTYGMMHEFITHMSISQKFVTLLCDEMNNDKYVRRLSVHKSTATDGNNSDCNSLSLVRSLTVFGKPSEAILDFSKYRLLRVLDLEKCDDLKDTHVKNICSLLLLKYLSLGKNITKLPKDISKLTVLETLDLRQSMVAEVRAEVFLMPCLLHLFGKFMVLDAVDFPSQGRSVLQTLAGLITDGRQGYFNFMDYMTKLRKVKVWCVSSAGASGNWTDLQKAIQKFIHDKNVANIGDRSLSLHFDKSFIDSLNSLKEPCYLSSLKLHGELDALPQFVISLRGLKELCLTSVKCTKGLLEALTLLSNLKYLKLIADDLEKFTIKDKAFPSLLCLCFVLQHPTHPTLPTIQEGSMPFLNTLQLLCKGLHGLCGIKIEYLKVLKEVILDDRVDSDTWGEWEEAAKEHPNKPKVLPSKIADTSKREPKAEISKRKPTEDSDVLVPTRIKFTENSVASVGSVQDTGSSRIVNQGYSVASMGSTQDTGSSMLVNQGLDSSAQPKIHNIRAVQASSDGGSYSSSNHMGVFEVPPMTNLSETASKAESEHAGNCVPVELTKVDSANNSVSPNETIEQTDTPIPVNQKLGSSYGPNSQNSFADIQNHAFKSMEVSEDSVSTELSITGHGMVPSHTLQGC is encoded by the exons ATGCTCGATCTCCAGGCGAAGAGGATGGAGGCCGCCCTCTTGGGCGGGTTAATCAGAGCTGTCGTGCCGAAGCTCCTCTCGCTGGCTGATGAGAAGTACAAGCTGCAGAAGGGCGTCAAGAGAGGCATCAAATTCCTCGACAAGGAGCTTCGCATGATTATCGGTTCCATCGATGATGAGCTCTCCGAGCAGGCCGACGACCACGGGGCCGTGTCGGGCTTGTTGATTGAAGACTTGCGCGAGCTGGCTTTCGGCATAGAGGACTTCTTGGACAGCGTCAGGTATCACGCTATCTGGAAGCAGCAGCCGGCCTCGTTCCGCAAAATTGTTCGACTCCCCAAGAAGATGCTCGCTAGTCTGCAGTTCGCCGGCGAGGTGCAGCGGCTGAAGAAGCTGGCGATGGAAGTATATGAGCGGAAGAAGAGATATACGGGTCATGCACAGCAACAAccctctgctgctgcttggaTGGATGAATCGTCGTCGCCAGTATTTGATCCGCGCAACATCTGTGACACAGATCTAGTGGGCATCGACGGGCTCCGGGCGGATCTCTTGGAGCAGCTGTCAGAAGCCAAGGGGCAGTTGAAGGTGATCGCCATCGTCGGCTTCTGCGGCTTGGGGAAGACCGCCCTGACTGCCCAAGTGTACAATAGAGAAATCGGCGACAGAAGATTCGAGAAACACGCATGGGTTTGTGCCGCGGGCAAGCAGCCGACGGAGGTGCTGACACAGGTGCTCGGCGAACTCAATGCCGATTCCGCGGGTTCTTCTCAGGGCACGTCAAAGGATCGACAGCTTTGTGAAGATATAAGAAAGCAGTTGCATAACAAGAG GTATTTAATTGTGATTGATGACATTCAAACAGAAGTTTTGTGGAGAAACATCAAATCAGCCTTCCCAGACGATAATGATGTTTCAAGCAGAGTAGTGGTGACAACTACTATTCAATCAATTGCTAATGCCTGCAGCTCCTCTGAAAGCTATGTGCACAAGATGAGAAGACTTGATGAGGAATGCTCGAAACAACTGTTCTCCTTCAAAGCTTGCCCTAACGAATATTCCTGTTACAAGCAGCCGGATTCAGCAGCAATTTTGAAGAAATGTGGCGGCCAGCCACTTGCTCTGGTAACTATAGGTGAATTCTTGCAAACACAGGGTTGGCCGAAAGGACCTTCATGTGAAGATATATGCAGCAAGTTACATTATCATTTGAAGAATGACAGAACTTTTGAAGCAATGCGACGGGTGCTGATCCGCAACTACACCAGTCTACCAAACCATGCTTTGAAagcctgtttgctatattttgGTATGTTCCCATGTGATTATCAGATCAAGAGAAAAAGCCTGTTGAGACTATGGTTAGCTGAGGGATTTGTAGAACTACAACCTTCAACTAGCACCCCGGATCCTGCAACTGCTTTTGATGCGCTCAAGGATCGGAACATCATTGAGCCCATTTATGTAAGCAACAATGAGACCGTGAAGACATGCCAGACTTACGGCATGATGCATGAGTTCATTACGCACATGTCAATCTCTCAGAAATTTGTCACTTTGCTTTGTGATGAGATGAACAATGACAAATATGTTCGTCGTCTTTCTGTCCATAAAAGCACTGCTACAGATGGCAATAATTCAGATTGTAATTCTTTATCTCTCGTTCGATCTCTGACGGTTTTTGGGAAGCCTAGTGAAGCTATTTTAGACTTCAGCAAGTATCGCCTGCTTCGAGTCTTGGATCTAGAAAAGTGTGATGACTTGAAGGATACTCATGTCAAAAACATATGCTCTCTGCTGCTTTTGAAATATCTGAGCCTTGGAAAAAACATTACCAAGCTTCCCAAGGATATTTCAAAACTGACAGTTTTGGAGACACTTGATTTAAGGCAATCTATGGTAGCTGAGGTGCGGGCAGAAGTCTTCCTGAtgccttgtttacttcatctGTTTGGGAAGTTTATGGTTCTCGATGCCGTGGATTTTCCCTCGCAAGGGAGAAGTGTCTTGCAGACACTAGCAGGATTAATCACTGACGGAAGACaaggttattttaattttatggATTATATGACAAAATTGAGAAAGGTGAAGGTTTGGTGTGTGTCATCGGCAGGTGCAAGTGGTAACTGGACTGATCTTCAGAAGGCCATTCAGAAGTTCATCCATGATAAAAATGTAGCAAATATTGGTGATCGTTCTCTATCGCTTCATTTTGACAAATCCTTTATTGACTCCCTCAATTCCTTAAAAGAACCGTGTTACCTGAGCTCGCTGAAATTACACGGCGAATTGGATGCATTGCCTCAGTTTGTTATTTCACTTCGTGGTCTCAAGGAGTTGTGCCTTACATCTGTTAAATGTACGAAGGGCCTTCTTGAAGCTTTGACCCTGCTGAGTAACTTGAAATATTTAAAACTGATTGCTGATGACCTTGAGAAGTTCACCATAAAAGATAAGGCATTCCCCAGCTTGCTATGTCTTTGTTTTGTGCTGCAACATCCAACACATCCAACACTTCCAACAATTCAAGAAGGATCTATGCCATTCCTCAACACACTTCAGCTGCTCTGTAAGGGTCTACATGGCCTTTGCGGTATCAAAATAGAATATCTGAAAGTCCTTAAGGAGGTTATTCTTGATGATAGGGTTGATTCAGATACATGGGGGGAATGGGAAGAGGCTGCTAAGGAACATCCAAATAAGCCAAAAGTTTTGCCATCCAAAATAGCTGACACTTCGAAAAGGGAGCCTAAAGCTGAAATTTCAAAAAGGAAACCTACAGAAGATTCTGATGTTTTGGTGCCAACCAGAATTAAGTTTACAGAAAATTCTGTTGCATCAGTGGGATCCGTACAAGACACAGGCAGTAGTAGGATAGTAAATCAAGGATATTCTGTTGCGTCAATGGGATCCACACAAGACACGGGCAGTAGTATGCTAGTAAACCAAGGATTAGACTCATCTGCTCAACCAAAGATACATAATATTCGTGCAGTTCAAGCAAGCTCAGATGGTGGATCGTATTCTTCTTCCAATCATATGGGAGTTTTTGAGGTTCCTCCTATGACCAATTTATCAGAAACAGCTAGTAAAGCAGAAAGTGAGCATGCGGGCAATTGTGTTCCAGTAGAGCTAACCAAAGTTGACTCTGCAAACAATTCTGTTTCTCCAAATGAAACAATAGAACAGACTGACACTCCAATTCCAGTTAACCAAAAACTGGGTTCCTCTTATGGGCCAAACAGCCAGAATAGTTTTGCAGATATACAAAATCATGCTTTCAAGAGTATGGAGGTTTCAGAAGATTCTGTTTCAACTGAGTTGTCAATTACTGGGCATGGCATGGTGCCTTCTCATACGCTGCAAGGATGCTGA